GACATCGTCCAGGCCGCGATGGGTTGGGAAGACTACCACCTCTGGCATTTCGAGGCCGGCGACCGGCGCTACGGCATCCCCGACCCGATGTGGCCGGAGAGCGGCATGACCGCTGCAAAGAACGTGAAGCTCGCGACGCTCATCGACCGGGGCGTGCGGGCGCTTGTCTACACCTACGACATGGGTGACGACTGGCGGCACACCATCACGCTCGAGACGGTCGGTCCCGGTGAACCCGACGTCAAATATCCGCGCTTCGTCGATGGTGCCCGGCGCTGCCCGCCCGAGGATGTCGGCGGCTTGCCCGGTTTCGAGATGTTCCTCGATGCCATGGCCGACCCCAGTCACGAAGAACACGACCGCTTACGTGAATGGTATGGCGGCCCCTACAACGCCGACGACATCGACGAACGCTTCACCCGCCGCGCCATCGCCGCGATCGCCATCCGGCGCCACGCCGGCAAACTCGCCTACCAAAAGAGCCGCGCTCAATAACAAGGTGGCCTAACGGCCACGCTTACTGACGTCGGGCGGTTCGCGACGTTTCTGGTGCGCTCGCTGGATACGGCTAGGACGCTCGTTCACCCGGCTAGCGCCGTCAGCAAGCACTGGTTATGACCGTGAGCGATAAGCGCTCCTATTAACGGCATATGGATCTTATATTTTGCCGACGCTGAATTTGCTCAACCGCGTCAAGATTGAGACTACGAAGGACTGGCGGCATGCTCGGTAAAGGCGGCTTGACGCCACCGAGCGCAGGCGAATTTGTTAATGTCCGGGGGCGTCCATGGCTCGTTGACGGTGTAATAGAGGCTGGCGAAGGCCTCCACACCCTCTCGCTCTCGTGCATCGCCGACGACGCCAGCGGGGAAGCTCTGGAAGTGATACCCGCGCCGCGCCGATGATGACGCGGCCAGCGCTCTCGGAGAGCGGCGTCTTCTTCGCGTAGAATAAGCAGAGGGAGGCTCCGAGCTCGAGCGCGCCGAAGAACGTGTCGAGCTTGACAAGCTGGTTGCTTTTGTCTTGGATCCAGCTGGTCTCAAAGGACAGCTCGGGCTCGCGGTCGGGGTCGTAGCCGAGCCGTAGGGTGGCGGCCTTGCCGACCTCGCCCGACTTCTCGTCACCTTCGACGTTGGACTTCAGCATCCAGCCGAATGGTATGCAGGCGGCCCAATACGCTTAGAGACGCAGCGTGGTCTCGCCGAAGTGGCCGTGCGTTTCCTCGCTGGACGACTTGTAGGGATGCTGCTTCTTCAGGATCAGGTCGTGGTCCGCCATGAAGCTCACCCGCTCGTCGACGCACGGCGGCGGTCAGCTCCTCGAAGGGGCGTCCGCCATGCTCGTCCTGGTCGTCACGCTTGCCCGCCGCGATGCGGCTCAGGACGAGGCAAGAGGTGTTAGCCGAGGGCGCATTGCAAGCGCGTCGTTCCAGCCCTGAACGTGCCAGGGCACGCGTATCGTGACATGCTGCGACGGTAGTTTCCTTGATCCCGAGATCATTCGTTCCCCCCTCGACCGGTTCTCGGTCTCGCTTCCGGCAAAAACTCGGGATACCAAACGGATTCTTTTGCCGTCCGTCCGCCGCGCCCCCCGGTACCGGGTGAACCTACAGTCGCCGCTGGCGATTGAAAGAGTGGCTTCGTGAACTCTCGATGCTTAGCAGGGCTGCCTATTCCCAGGCGAAGTCCCCCATGAACAAGTGTTCGCTTCTGGGAAGCGGTTCGACCTCTCCGAATGGCCGAGTATGGGTCTATCGCGCCGTCTAAAAAGGGCCCTGTCGTGCAGACCAGCGTTCCCGCCTGACAAGCGCGGATAGCGCGCCTAAACGAAGCGCATGAAAGCGGATATGTTTAGCGGCAGCGTCGGGATTAAGCTGCGCGATTTGGATTGGGCGGCCACCGAGCTTGGTTCGATCGAGAGCTGGCCTATATCGTTGCGCAACACAGTGGCAACGATGTTGGCGTGCCCCACGGCCATGTTCCTGGCGTGGGGGCCGCAGCTGCGGTCTTTTTACAATGACGCTTATGAGCCGATCCTCGGCTATCGCGCGAAGCATGCGCTGGGCACGCCGTTCCGCGAGCTGTGGGCGAGTATTTGGGACGAGATCTCACCGCTAGTCGACGAGGCACTTGCGGGCAGGTCCACCCGCGTCACCGACATGCGCTTGGACCTGTCGCGCAGCGGCGAGCCCGAGGAAAGCTACTGGACATTCACCTACTCTCCGGCTTATGATGACGAGGGTAAGATCGGCGGCATGCTGTGCGTGACTGCCGAGACGACCGACCGCGTCATCGTCCAGCGCGAGCGCGACGTCAGCGATGAGCGGCTCGACCTGGCGCTAGCGGCGGGTGCCATCATCGGCACGTGGTTCTGGGACCTGCCTACCGACCGGTTCACGGTCGACGAGGCGTTCGCCAACGCCTTCGGCCTCGACCCGCATCTCGGGCGCATCGGCCTCAGCCTCGCGCAGGTGGTGGAGACAGTCCACCCCGACGATCAAGAGGGACTGGCGACGGCAATCAATGAGGCGATTGCGCGCGGGGGCGCTTACGCGCATCAATACCGGGTCCGGCGGAGCGACGGGCGCTATTATTGGATCGAGGCGAACGGCCGCGTTGAACACGGTCCGGACGGCACGCCGCTCAGCTTCCCAGGTGTCTTGCTCGACGTCGAGGAACGACGCGCGGTAGAGGCAGAGCGGGATGGGGTCGCGGCGGCGCTGCGCATCCTCAACGACACACTTGAGCAGCGTGTCGCAGATCGCACCGCGGAGCTCCAGCAGGCGGAGGAGCGGCTGCGCCAGAGTCAAAAGATGGAGGCGGTCGGCCAGCTTACTGGCGGCCTTGCCCATGACTTCAACAATCTGCTGACGGGTATTAGTGGCAGCTTGGAGATGATGGCGGTACGGATCGGCCAGGGCCGGATGGGCGACGTCGAGAAGTACAATGTCGCCGCACAGGGGGCGGCCAAGCGCGCGGCTGCGCTGACCCACCGGTTGCTAGCCTTCTCCCGACGCCAAACTCTCGATCCGAAGCCGACACAAACCAATCACCTCGTCGAGAGCATGATCGACCTAATCCATCGGACGGTCGGCCCCGAGATCGACACCCGCTTCGTGCCGGGCGAGGGCATCTGGACCACTTTAGTAGACCCCCATCAACTGGAGAACGCCCTGCTGAACCTATCGATCAATGCGCGCGATGCCATGCCCGATGGGGGTACGCTGACGATCGAAACAAGCAACCGGAAACTAGATGAGCTCACCGCCCTGTCGCGGGGCATGGACGCGGGCAGCTACGTAGCATTGTGTGTGTCGGACACCGGCACCGGCATGACCGCGGATGTGATCGCCAAGGCGTTCGATCCGTTTTTCACCACTAAACCGATCGGGGTAGGTACAGGCCTCGGACTGTCGATGATTTACGGCTTCGTCCAGCAATCGGGCGGTCAGGTGCGCATCCATTCCGAGCCCGGTCACGGCACCAGCGTCTGCATCTATCTCCCGCGCCACTGGGGCGAGGCTGAAGCCAGAGAGGATGCGGCTGACCTTTCCGAAGCGCCGCGTGCCGATGTGGGTGAGACCGTGCTCGTGGTAGACGACGAGCCCGCGGTCCGCATGCTCGTGACAGACGTTCTCGAGGAGTTGGGTTACACCGCCATCGAGGCGGCAGACGGCGCGGCCGGTCTGCGGGTGCTTGAGTCGAATGCTCGCGTCGATCTCCTCGTTTCAGACGTGGGATTGCCCGGCGGCATGAACGGACGGCAGATGGCCGACGCCGCTCGCGTGCACCGGCCTGACCTCAAAGTGCTGTTCATCACCGGCTATGCGGAAAATGCGGCGGTCGGCAACGGGCTTCTCGCACCCGGAATGCATGTCATGACCAAGCCCTTTGCTATGGAAGCGCTGGCGACGCGTATCAGGAAGCTCCTTGAACCCGCAGGCCAGAAGGCTTGCGAGCCTTGAGGTCCGCACCTAACCGGCTCTTGGCCGCGAACATAACAGGGTAAAGTGTAACCCTGAACGACGGCCGAAAGTGGAAAAGCGAAGGAAGCCTACGAACGGCCAGGAATGGGTTTCGTCGGTCGCGTAGTTCGCGAGCTGGTTTCCGGCATGAGGCCTGTCCGATGCGGTTCCTGTCAGCCGACCTTCCTGAGCGGGAGCCAAGTCCAGTCGACGCCGCGTGATTGTTTGACTGTATTGTTGGCAGTCGGCCTCCTTGATCTGACGATTTCGCCGCATGAACGGGCGTCCGCTTGCGAGAGACGCTAAAGGGCGGCTGAACCTCCGCTTCTGGATCGTTCAAAAAGTCGATGCTGGATCCAATTTGGCCAGCCTGCGGGCGACGCCGACTGTGTGCTTGATGAACAACATCAAGAGAATGCAGCCAAGGCCACCTAAAAAAAGATCGAATCCTGAAATAAGGCCGAACATGCCTGGAGCCGGTCCCAGAACCATCATCGCCACCGTCAACAAAATCAGCATTAAACGCAATTCTGTTGGCCCCGCTGCCGCATATGTCAGTTTAAGCTCGCCAAGAACACGGGCGCACAGAAAGGCATGTACCGACAGAAGCAGATAGCCAACGAGCCCGAGCAGCGCGATGTCCATCCTGACATACGGGCTCACGCCGATCCCTGCTAAGATCAGGAAGGTGGTTATTCCATCGCAGCTATGATCGAGAAAATAGCCATAGGAAGGTCGCTCGATCTGACGAAACCGCGCCAGACTTCCATCGAGGGAGTCTACGAACCACTGTATAAAATAGCCGGCTAGCGAGAGAAGCAGCCAACCGGCACCGAAATTGCTCCCGGCATAGCCCGCGAAAATTGCAATCGAACCC
This DNA window, taken from Sphingomonas sp. AP4-R1, encodes the following:
- a CDS encoding plasmid pRiA4b ORF-3 family protein, which codes for MSAETIARLHIVLDDLEPTIWRRVDVPVTASLKMLHDIVQAAMGWEDYHLWHFEAGDRRYGIPDPMWPESGMTAAKNVKLATLIDRGVRALVYTYDMGDDWRHTITLETVGPGEPDVKYPRFVDGARRCPPEDVGGLPGFEMFLDAMADPSHEEHDRLREWYGGPYNADDIDERFTRRAIAAIAIRRHAGKLAYQKSRAQ
- a CDS encoding PAS domain-containing sensor histidine kinase, which codes for MFSGSVGIKLRDLDWAATELGSIESWPISLRNTVATMLACPTAMFLAWGPQLRSFYNDAYEPILGYRAKHALGTPFRELWASIWDEISPLVDEALAGRSTRVTDMRLDLSRSGEPEESYWTFTYSPAYDDEGKIGGMLCVTAETTDRVIVQRERDVSDERLDLALAAGAIIGTWFWDLPTDRFTVDEAFANAFGLDPHLGRIGLSLAQVVETVHPDDQEGLATAINEAIARGGAYAHQYRVRRSDGRYYWIEANGRVEHGPDGTPLSFPGVLLDVEERRAVEAERDGVAAALRILNDTLEQRVADRTAELQQAEERLRQSQKMEAVGQLTGGLAHDFNNLLTGISGSLEMMAVRIGQGRMGDVEKYNVAAQGAAKRAAALTHRLLAFSRRQTLDPKPTQTNHLVESMIDLIHRTVGPEIDTRFVPGEGIWTTLVDPHQLENALLNLSINARDAMPDGGTLTIETSNRKLDELTALSRGMDAGSYVALCVSDTGTGMTADVIAKAFDPFFTTKPIGVGTGLGLSMIYGFVQQSGGQVRIHSEPGHGTSVCIYLPRHWGEAEAREDAADLSEAPRADVGETVLVVDDEPAVRMLVTDVLEELGYTAIEAADGAAGLRVLESNARVDLLVSDVGLPGGMNGRQMADAARVHRPDLKVLFITGYAENAAVGNGLLAPGMHVMTKPFAMEALATRIRKLLEPAGQKACEP
- a CDS encoding CDP-alcohol phosphatidyltransferase family protein gives rise to the protein MSESRPAAPPALTRMQTNILANAERHLLLRLCGLLPRWMLPDHLTSIGMLGSIAIFAGYAGSNFGAGWLLLSLAGYFIQWFVDSLDGSLARFRQIERPSYGYFLDHSCDGITTFLILAGIGVSPYVRMDIALLGLVGYLLLSVHAFLCARVLGELKLTYAAAGPTELRLMLILLTVAMMVLGPAPGMFGLISGFDLFLGGLGCILLMLFIKHTVGVARRLAKLDPASTF